One Lycium barbarum isolate Lr01 chromosome 5, ASM1917538v2, whole genome shotgun sequence genomic window carries:
- the LOC132639387 gene encoding uncharacterized protein LOC132639387 encodes MTIVEERFQSITIPPFGYIRQAIFLALDDIYTKRSVLKQIIRNNPALDKACGKSDLITGSSCSCYVPRRKGKFKRFKWPRPSREGSQFRRRTKYFRRKSPGKSRKNDRCFICNKIGHYAKNCPQSRRSIKLLTKIEYYTGIHQAEDGDLESVLSLEDEPTENTLFSVDVYEEYDDEYYQISEPEGKA; translated from the coding sequence ATGACGATCGTTGAGGAGAGGTTTCAATCAATAACGATCCCACCATTCGGCTACATCAGGCAAGCCATATTTCTAGCGTTGGATGATATCTACACAAAGAGATCTGTTTTGAAGCAGATCATACGAAACAATCCAGCCCTTGATAAAGCTTGCGGAAAGTCTGACCTAATTACTGGGTCAAGCTGTTCCTGCTATGTCCCCAGACGAAAGGGAAAGTTCAAGCGATTCAAATGGCCAAGGCCTTCACGAGAAGGATCCCAGTTCAGGAGGCGCACGAAATATTTCAGGAGGAAGAGCCCAGGCAAGTCCCGAAAAAATGATAGatgcttcatctgcaacaagattgggcattatgcaaaaaaTTGTCCCCAATCTAGAAGATCGATCAAGCTTCTTACTAAAATAGAGTACTACACTGGTATCCATCAAGCTGAAGATGGCGATCTTGAATCTGTACTCTCATTAGAGGACGAACCTACAGAGAATACCCTCTTTTCCGTAGATGTGTACGAAGAATATGACGATGAATATTACCAGATTTCAGAACCAGAGGGAAAGGCTTAA